AACTGCTGTCAAACGAGTTAATTTTAGTGCAAAGCTGCCACCAAAGCTTCTGCTGTTCTGCCTGCCACAAACTCCCGTGTACCTGTCCCTCCCTGGTACGGCCGTGTACCTGTCCCTCCTGGGCTGCCCCCGAGCCTGCAGCCATGGCCCTGTCCAGCATCCCCACGGCGAGCCCGTGCAGGTGCTGGTGCCCTCTGGGCCCCCGAGCCCCAGGTGAGGTCAGTCAAGACACTTCAATTGGCTCTTGGGGAGGCTTTAAAagcccccagcagtgcagggctgtcAGTGCAGGGGTTGGTGTTGCCTGGACCTTCTGCGTGTGCTGGCTCTGTGGGGGTCAGGTGGgtcccctgagctgtgcccagttcCCCCTGCACCAGAGCCATGGGTTGGTCACCCAGAGGGAACAAGAGGAGGGAACCACTCCCAGATGCCCAGCAGTCCCCGAAGATGACACAGGTGGGTTGGGGTCAGTTTTGCAGGGACCCctcctgggagaggagctgctgcctccacagcCTCAGACCTTTGCCAGCACGTCCTGCTCTGCTGGTCCTTTGTGGCTTTTTAGCCAGCCCAAAGCTTTCAACATGGGCAGTGACACCTCCTGGTATGTGGAGGGGGAGCCAGTGAAgcgaggaagaggagggcagGCCTTCCTCCACCCAGCAAGGTgccagaggaggcagcagtgtTGGGAACAAGAGTGAGTGACCCAGTCCTGTCCCTTCGGTGGGAACGGGGCAGCTCAGTTCTGATTTTCTGCCTTCAAGTTTACGTAAGGCAAGGACGGGGTTACAGAGCTGTGGAAGAGCTGGGCTGAACATGAGGTGACACTGAAAACAAGCTTCAAAAAAAATTTACCAGCTTGTGTTTGAGTACAGATTCCTCATTTGCAGTTAAATATAATTGTGAAGgtctgtgagccagagagatATTTCTAGTTATTGGAGAGCTAGCTCCTGCCCCTGTGATCCCCGAGGAATGATAATGAGATTTACCCTAAGCAGGCGCTGCGGAGAGCCGGGAGAGCTCCGTGCTGGTGTGTGATGAGAGCAGAGATGGTTACAGGGTCCCCGCCTGCCGCAGCACACAGATGAACCCTGCCACTGCatcatttctgtgctgttcacACCGTGCCTGCGCTGACAGACCCAGAACAGCCGCCTGGAGCCCCCGGCACCAGGGAGGCGGCTCTGGCTCCtttggggcaggagggatgCTCATGGGGAGAGGGAGGATCCAGCCACCCTCCCTGGGCAACAGGACACAGGGAACCTGTGGGTCACCCTCGCCTGCCTGCACTGCCTCCTCCCAGagcccttccctcctttccttcagGTTCTGGTGCATTCCCAGCCCCGCACGGCCAGCAGGTGCCCAGTGCCATAGATTCAGCCTGCAGGCCCACAGCCAGCAgaccctccctgcccaggtggTCACGGCTGGGACAGAGGGCCAGGCCCCCCCCGGCATCCTCAGTGTCAGAAGGCAGCACCGGGGTCAGTGCCCGCTGGACCtcaccccagcaggagcagcagtggccGTGGCATGGTGGGCAGCatgaggggcagagctgggagggggcgGCACACCCGTGCCCACCTCGGTTATGGTCTTTGCAGCGTCAGTGACAGATATGTAAGGATTAAATTGCAGTAATCTGTAATCTACTCAGTGAGATTAAAACCTCCCCCCGCCCCCAGACTTTATCCCTTTCATTCCAGGACTCTTAGCAGTGATTACAGCCGGGGGGAAGCCATTTAGCTTTTAAGCACCACTCCATCCtgcttaaaaatgcatttcagaatCAAATGAgtttgtgcagcacagccagggctggctgctccgGCTGGGCAGGAGGCTCAGAATTAGGACCAAAGTAGCTTGAGTCAGagtcaaaattaaatttattgttTCTGACCTTATTGAGAATACAGTGCATTTACAACTGATTAATGAGGCTTAACAGGAGTTCAGACCCAATTGAAGGCAGCTCCACAGCCTGCACTTCCATCCTGCTGTCTGACGGGCACTTTGAGACTCCCCTGGCCTTAGGAGACCCCgaagtgcagagctgggagatgtGCCAGCCGGCGCTGGGAGGGCTGTGACGGAGCcgaggggctgtgccagccaggagcagcccccaggagcagctcaggggcCGGGGCAGCTGAGTGCCAGTAGCTGGGACTGAACCCCCACCCTCTGCAGCACCGAGCCCGTGGCTCCCACCCAGGGAGGGCACCACTCAGATGGTGTGAGTGGTGCCAGGGAGTCACCGGTGAGTGCTGAGGGCTGACGGTGCCACGGTGATGCTGGAGACTCTGGGAGCGAGGGATGCAGTCCCAGTGTGCTTGCAGTGCTTGGGAATGGCTGAGTCCTGCTGGCCTGTGCCCCCACAGTGTCCACAGTATCCTGGGGATGTGCAGCAAGTCTCTGAGCGCCATCAGCCCcgatccccatccctgcatcctcctgGCCCCTCACAGCTGCCCATGGATCTGGCTCAAtgcatccctctgctccactgCCCAACTCCAAAATGCCAAAATGTCCTTTTAGCAGCTCCAAGTTTCCTGCCAGGACAAGAAGAACAGGGAGGCACTTGAGCAACAGGCCTGGAGTCTGTTTCAGGACCTCATCAGGGCCacgaggctgcagcagctcagctctggctgccccgCAGCGCTGAGgatctccctgtccctgcacgTGCAGTGCTCAGCCCCTGATTCCCAACACAAGGGTAGGTGGCAGTTTGTCAGCCCAGAACCAAAAGGTTCTTAATGACATCAATATTAGATGCAGAAAACTGGACTAACAGTGACACTTGGGCACTGAGCAATTTCTTTGGCTCTGGAAATAAATTCTAAACTTGTTCTGTTCTGCCTTCAACACAGAGACATAACTTGGGCAGGACACCACTTTTAATCGTATTTGTTCTTTCTAGTGTGCACTTTATTGCTTCCCTATTCTTTTAGGTTTAATGTGATCCTGGCACAAACTTTGTGTATTTCTGTAATAATCTCCTGATCCCTACACTTTGTAGGgagcttttctctctgcctgcctggcagctgtCTGTGCTTGGGATGAGCCCTGGACCAGGTCCtccctggaaaacacagagctgtgagCCCCCAGCAgtggttcctgctgctgtcagttCATGCTATGGTGAGATCAGTCTCTCAGAGGGGAAACAAGGCAAAGGGGCTGGCCTGAGGCCTGAAGACAGGCCCCAAACCCCTTCTGTGGTGTCTGTCATGAGCGCTGTTTGGCCACAGCCCCACAGTCCCGTGAGCCAAGcgctgctctgagcaggagaggctgcaggagccatACTGGAGAAACTGCCCTGGGCAAAGCAGCATcgaggagctgcaggtggccTGGGAGGGACAGGATGCTGGGGTCCTTCAGGGTTAGTGTCAGACAAGGCACTGGGGTCCCTAGCTGCTTTGGTAAATGTACAGCCAGAGATTGGAGAGCTTGGGAGTGATGAAGGAGGCAAGATGGGAAAGATCTGCTTGGGAACAGAGCCAGGGACCCaagagggatggggaggagagggagcacTGGTGGGACTCTGAAAAGTGGCAAAGGGAGGTGGGGAAGAGAAGATGAAGGAGAGGATGGTatcaggctgggagcaggatgcagcagcagctccacaaagGACCAGGTGAGGGGGCAGAAGGAGGCAGGATgtttccagctcttcctccagGCCCCATGCTGCAAGGCACTGGCTGAGGAGGGGGTATCTTCTGCAGTGATCCAGTGGGCTCTTTCCCCCTGCAATGCCAGAGCCTGGCACCCCACTCTGGGGATCCCACTGGGGGctggctcccagggctctgttagcacaggcagcagggccgGGAGCGTGCTGATGGCACCAGAAAGCTGTTGTTTATGTGGAGTGGGGCGTAAACAGCAAACATGTCATGGAAAAGACGTGCCCTGCACAGATACAAAGACTGGAAGCAAAATTGTCGGCTTTACAAAACATTCCTCCCTTGCAAGTAGAGAAACGTGGAGGTGTTGAGGCATCCGCAGCAGCTTTATTTATCCAGACGCCTCTAATGTTCATGCTTAGGCAATGTGTCTGCTGCCGAGGCTGGATCACCACATGGAGGTGGTGATCTAAAACGGAAAAAGCAACTTTTCCACAGATTTGGCAGTTTGTCATGGAGAGGAACTAAGTGACAGATACTTTCCTCCGTAGAAAACAGAGCCTGCCAATGCCTGGTCCCTCAGGTACCTCCACCCTTGCTGTTGctgcccgggcagggcaggggcccAGGCTGAGGTCCTGTAGGCTCTGTCAgtgccagggccctgcccagccctgtgctggctctggtgCAGCATGTGAGAGGGGGAGAACCAGCCCTGGGTGCATTCACATCAGTCAGGGATTGCCCaggggctggtgctgtgcccctGGCTCCATCCCCCTGCTTTGAGccacacagaggggctggggctcagccctgcctgccacaACCTGCTGCCACACAGACCAGGGCACACTGTACCCAGTGTCCCAAAAAGAAACACCCGTGGGTCACTGAGGAGGATGAGGTTTGTCTCCACAAGGACTCAGCCCATCCTCTAGatccagggctctcctgaggCAACAGGACATGTCTTCCTGGAAACtccattcctgctcccagggaggagCAGTGCCACgctcccaccccagccaggtgagaggctgcaggcagcactgcttttcatttttttccattgtttctcAGGTCTGCACCGAGTTCTGGGTGTTGCACAGGAGGGAACCTGGTCCCTGCCCTGGACTGGCAGCCGGGAGCCTGCGGCATCCTCGTTTGTGTCGGGCTGGCACTTCTTGCCTGTCTCTCCCTGTCATCATCCTTCTTCCCAAGGAACAAGACAAGTACTTTTCTGCAGCCGATCAAGCTTCTAGTGCTGAGAAAGCAGGAGCGATGGCTGCTAATGTCTAAGCGGTGCCGCACGCAGCCCTttggctcagcaggagcagccaagcGGAAGCCTGGGATGTCGGGGCgcaaggggaaaggaaagaaaaggggagccggggatggggatggagcagTCCGCATTCAGAGTCTGCCGCAGCCGGTGGGCTTCCCGGCTCAGCCTGCATGTGGGGCATCGGAGCCGGGACAGGcggggctgagcagccccagcccggcaGTGAAATTTAATTCATGCGTCACTTTAAAGCTTTCCCTCCTACTTACCGGCGGCACGGCGGCGGCCgatggctgctcctcctgccctcccgAGGACAGAAGCGACTGCTACCGTGGGGCGGCCTCGCCGCGCTCCCCTCGGGGCCGGATTGTTGGGGCAGCGCGGCTCTGGCACCGGGCTGGGGCATCCCGGGACCGGCCGTGACCCCGgcagccccgagccccggcTGCCGCTGCCGGCGAGGGCTGCTCAGCCCGCTCCGCCGCTGCTCCCCGCTCCCGGGCGGAGGGTGCGCGGCTGCGGGGACCGAGGCGGCTGCCCCGGCTCCACAGCGCTGCTTCGAGCGGTTCAGGGCTGGATGTGGGGGCagagcggggcagggccgggcaggaCAGCGCGACCGGAGACGGGACGAGCGCAGCGGCaccggggccgggcagggcgggcCTCGGCGGGCGGCCCGGTCCCGGGAGGAAGGGCTGTGCGCGGCGGcacccccggcccggcccggcccggcccggcccggcccgggggagGCACCGGCCGCCGAGCGGCCGCGGGGGCTCCGGGAGGCGCTGACGTCAGGCGGCCCCTTAAATAGCGACGcagccgccgctgccccggcaCTTCCCGCGGAGGcagcgcggagccgccgccgcccgaTGGCGGGGATggccgcggcggggcggcgggcgcaggggggccggggcgggcgcggccccCTCGGgcggcccggccgcgccgccgcgTAGCCGCGGGCGATGCCGGAgcggccgcgccggggccggggcgccgggccggggcccGCCGTGCCCGGCGGCGCGGCCCCATGGAGCCATGGCGCGTAGGGCGCCGAGCGGGCGGGCCCCGGCCGTGGCTCCGGCTCCGTCCCGGCGGCTGGCAGGGAGGGTCCTCGTCCTCTTCACGCTGTCGCTGTCCTGCTCGTACCTGTGCTAcagcctcctgtgctgctgcggcagccccgccgcgccccgcgcccgctgcccgcccgcccgcgccgccgccgccaagAAACTTCTGCAGCAGTCGCGGCCGTGCGGGCGggcggcccccgccccgccggccggCAGCGCCCCGGGGCCCGCCCGCCCGGGCACCAAGCGCCTGCCGCGGGCCATCGTGGTGGGCGTCAAGAAGGGCGGCACCCGCGCCGTGCTGGAGTTCATCCGGGTGCACCCCGAGGTGCGCGCCCTGGGCACCGAGCCCCACTTCTTCGACAGGAACTACCACCGCGGGCTGGAGTGGTACAGGTGAGGGCGGGGGGCTGCGGCaccggcccccgcccgccccgggcaCCCCTTGGCCGTCCCCCGTCCCGGAGCATCCCCGTCCCTCCGCACCGCGGGCACTCGCCGCCCCGCTGCCCgtcccctctcctctcccgGCGCTCTCGCTGTCGGTGCGGACTCGGCTCCGCGTTCCTCGGTCGCTCGATGGAgccggcggggccggagcggttccggcgggcgggcgggcgggcggcgggggctgTCGCCCGCCCGCACTCCGGGAGTTTTCCTTAATCTCCTCTTGCTGTAGCCCAGCGGGTCGCGGCTCGGTCCTGCCCGTTCGCCGGGGCTCTCGGCGGcagccccccgagccccggcccTGCCGATAGGCACCCCGGAGCCGGGACGATGCCAGGGCATCCCTTCCATCCCGTCTGAGGAAACGTTTGCTTGGGTGAACGGTTCTCCAAAACGCGTGAGTGCCTGCACGGAATGCACTGTCCTCCCGCTGCCCTGCTCGGTGCGCCCCGGCACCCTTCTGCTGCCGGCTTTGATCGCTGGCTCCTGAGAGGGACACTCCTTGTCCTCTGCCATCCCCTCTCTCCGAACTCGAGTAACTGTGGATCTATATGGAATCTCTAATCATTTGCAGAGGTCAGCGAGTGTGTCTCCAGCAGGAGATGGTGGGATTTTAATTTCCATGAGGGCTTTTGTGAGGTGCAGTGGGCGCTCTGGgagaggcagtgctgctgtaaGCAGGTCACGGCACCCATGGGCT
Above is a window of Molothrus ater isolate BHLD 08-10-18 breed brown headed cowbird chromosome 16, BPBGC_Mater_1.1, whole genome shotgun sequence DNA encoding:
- the LOC118692654 gene encoding basic proline-rich protein-like, with the translated sequence MAPWGRAAGHGGPRPGAPAPARPLRHRPRLRGGAAGPPEGAAPAPGPPDVSASRSPRGRSAAGASPGPGRAGPGRAGGAAAHSPSSRDRAARRGPPCPAPVPLRSSRLRSRCPARPCPALPPHPALNRSKQRCGAGAAASVPAAAHPPPGSGEQRRSGLSSPRRQRQPGLGAAGVTAGPGMPQPGARAALPQQSGPEGSAARPPHGSSRFCPREGRRSSHRPPPCRRKLGAAKRTFWHFGVGQWSRGMH